Proteins encoded within one genomic window of Girardinichthys multiradiatus isolate DD_20200921_A chromosome 21, DD_fGirMul_XY1, whole genome shotgun sequence:
- the zic1 gene encoding zinc finger protein ZIC 1, translating into MLLDAGPQYPTIGVTTFGSSRHHSTGEVAEREVALGINPFADGMGAFKINHSSHDIGSGQTAFSSQAPGYAAAAALGHHHHPTHVGSYSTAAFNSTRDFLFRNRGFGDAAGAQHSLFASGSFAGPHGHSDAAGHLLFPGLHEQAASHASSNVVNSQMRLGFSGDVYGRADQYGHVTSPRSEHYASTQLHGYGPMNMNMAAHHGAGAFFRYMRQPIKQELICKWIEPEQLSNPKKSCNKTFSTMHELVTHLTVEHVGGPEQTNHICFWEDCSREGKPFKAKYKLVNHIRVHTGEKPFPCPFPGCGKVFARSENLKIHKRTHTGEKPFKCEFEGCDRRFANSSDRKKHMHVHTSDKPYLCKMCDKSYTHPSSLRKHMKVHESANPGSQPSPAASSGYESSTPPTIVSPSTENQSSSSISPAASAVHHTASHSTLSSNFNEWYV; encoded by the exons ATGCTCCTGGACGCAGGACCGCAGTATCCCACCATAGGAGTCACTACTTTCGGCTCCTCTCGGCATCACTCAACAGGAGAGGTGGCTGAGCGGGAAGTGGCGCTGGGGATCAACCCGTTCGCGGACGGCATGGGCGCCTTCAAAATCAACCACAGCTCCCACGACATCGGTTCCGGGCAAACGGCGTTTTCCTCCCAGGCTCCGGGTTACGCGGCGGCGGCCGCCCTGGGACACCACCACCACCCGACCCACGTTGGCTCCTACTCCACGGCGGCGTTCAACTCCACCAGGGACTTTCTCTTCAGAAATAGGGGCTTCGGGGACGCGGCCGGGGCGCAGCACAGCCTGTTTGCCTCCGGGAGCTTTGCTGGGCCGCACGGACATTCGGACGCGGCGGGGCACCTGCTCTTCCCGGGGCTCCATGAGCAGGCGGCGAGCCACGCGTCCTCCAACGTCGTGAACAGCCAGATGCGGCTGGGCTTCTCGGGGGACGTTTACGGCCGGGCCGACCAGTACGGTCACGTCACAAGCCCACGGTCCGAGCACTACGCGTCCACGCAGCTGCACGGCTACGGCCCCATGAACATGAATATGGCTGCGCACCACGGAGCGGGGGCCTTTTTCCGCTACATGAGGCAGCCCATCAAGCAGGAGCTCATCTGCAAGTGGATCGAGCCGGAGCAGCTGTCGAACCCCAAAAAGTCGTGTAACAAAACTTTCAGCACCATGCACGAGCTGGTGACCCACCTGACAGTGGAGCACGTGGGGGGGCCCGAGCAGACGAACCACATCTGCTTCTGGGAGGACTGCTCCAGAGAGGGGAAGCCCTTCAAAGCCAAATACAAACTTGTAAATCACATCAGAGTGCACACCGGAGAAAAGCCCTTTCCGTGTCCGTTCCCCGGCTGTGGAAAAGTGTTTGCCCGATCGGAAAACCTAAAAATTCACAAAAGGACTCACACCG GTGAGAAGCCTTTTAAGTGTGAGTTCGAGGGCTGCGACAGGAGGTTTGCGAACAGCAGCGACCGCAAGAAACACATGCACGTCCACACGTCGGACAAGCCATATCTGTGCAAAATGTGCGACAAGTCTTACACCCACCCCAGCTCCCTTCGAAAACAcatgaag GTCCATGAATCCGCCAACCCCGGATCGCAGCCTTCCCCAGCGGCCAGTTCAGGGTACGAGTCCTCCACGCCTCCCACTATCGTGTCACCGTCCACAGAGAACCAGAGCAGCAGCTCCATATCACCAGCAGCTTCAGCAGTCCACCACACAGCCAGCCACAGCACGCTGTCGTCAAATTTCAATGAATGGTACgtgtaa